A part of Aegilops tauschii subsp. strangulata cultivar AL8/78 chromosome 2, Aet v6.0, whole genome shotgun sequence genomic DNA contains:
- the LOC141041129 gene encoding uncharacterized protein: MEAYLAEVRRMEKQFLGLELKHVPRDANREADAIARGASRRQPQEPGVFEERLFKPSAAPMLSSATQPQEELPQPPVSGAPACGPASGVRLLLALEPQEGCWTMELKDYLMQGTLPEKDEAVEPLDDAIELVKACEAYQFHTKKIQQPAKGLQTIPLSWPFAAERANAEVLKGLKTRTFKKKLEACGKGWYDELQSVLWSICTTATKSTGETLFFLVYGAEAVLPHKVKHHSARVLAFDEAPQDAMRGMDLVLGEGHRWEAALRAARYQQALR, encoded by the exons atggaggcgtatCTTGCAGAAGTGCGCAggatggaaaagcagttcctaGGGTTGGAACTGAAGCACGTGCCTCGCGACGCCAACCGGGAGGCTGATGCCATCGCCAGGGGAGCATCGAGGCGGCAGCCACAGGAGCCTGGCGTTTTCGAGGAACGACTCTTCAAGCCCTCAGCGGCACCGATGCTATCAAGCGCGACACAGCCTCAGGAGGAACTCCCCCAACCGCCGGTCTCAGGAGCTCCGGCCTGTGGCCCGGCCTCAGGAGTGCGCTTGCTCTTGGCGCTGGAGCCCCAGGAAGGATGCTGGACCATGGAGCTCAAGGATTACCTGATGCAAGGGACTCTACCGGAGAAGGATGAGGCCGTGGAAC CACTCGACGACGCAATCGAGCTGGTGAAGGCTTGTGAAGCCTATCAATTCCACACCAAGAAGATTCAGCAGCCAGCTAAGGGCCtgcagaccatcccgctctcgtggccGTTCGCG gccgagcgcgccaacgcggaggtcctgaagGGCCTCAaaaccaggaccttcaagaagaagctggaagCCTGCGGCAAgggctggtacgacgagctccagtctgtgctATGGTCCATCTGCACTACCGCCACCAAGTCGACAGGCGAAAccctgttcttcctcgtctatggggCAGAGGCGGTCCTCCCTCACAAGGTCAAGCATCattccgcgcgggtcctggcgtttgacgaGGCACCACAGGACGCAATGCgagggatggatctcgtgctgggggagggaCACCGTTGGGAGGCCGCGCTTcgagcggcaagataccagcaggcgctgcggtgA